A genomic window from Winogradskyella sp. J14-2 includes:
- a CDS encoding cell division protein ZapA: MSDQLKIKLSIANRVYPLTINPKQEEGLRKATKKIEAMIGQFEQNYSVRDKQDVLAMCALQFAAQVEQKSIDKEYVNEEVQEKLLAINDLLTQHI, encoded by the coding sequence ATGTCAGATCAATTAAAAATTAAACTTTCAATTGCCAATAGAGTGTATCCGTTGACAATAAATCCAAAGCAGGAAGAAGGTTTACGTAAGGCCACAAAAAAGATAGAGGCCATGATTGGTCAGTTTGAGCAAAATTACTCTGTAAGAGATAAGCAAGATGTTTTGGCCATGTGTGCCCTACAGTTTGCTGCTCAGGTTGAGCAAAAATCAATTGATAAAGAGTATGTTAACGAAGAAGTTCAGGAAAAGTTACTTGCTATAAATGATCTTTTAACGCAGCATATCTAA
- the rny gene encoding ribonuclease Y — protein sequence MDINTILYIVGGVVLGLILGYIIAKSLEKGRASKLIANAESESKSILKQAKADAEALKKDKILQAKEKFIELKAEHEKVILSRDKKMAEAEKRIRDKESQISNELSKAKKSNQSLDDKIKDYDFRLEFLEKKKDEIEKAHKSQIKQLEVISQLSAEEAKEQLVASLKEEAKTDAMAFVQDRIEEAKMTAQQEAKKIIINTIQRIGTEEAIDNCVSVFNIESDDVKGRIIGREGRNIRAIEAATGVEIIVDDTPEAIILSCFDSVRREIARLSLHKLVTDGRIHPARIEEVVKKTTKQIEQEIIEVGKRTVIDLGIHGLHPELIKMVGRMKYRSSYGQNLLQHSREVAKLCGVMAAELGLNPKLAKRAGLLHDIGKVPSSETDVETPHAILGMQWAEKHGEKPEVCNAIGAHHDEIEMTTLLSPIIQVCDAISGARPGARRQVLDSYIQRLKDLEDVAFGFTGVKKAYAIQAGRELRVIVESEKVSDEKAASLSFEISQKIQTDMTYPGQVKVTVIRETRAVNIAK from the coding sequence ATGGACATTAACACAATACTATATATTGTTGGCGGAGTGGTATTAGGACTAATACTTGGTTATATTATAGCTAAATCCTTAGAAAAAGGAAGGGCATCTAAGTTAATTGCTAATGCCGAGAGCGAATCTAAATCAATTTTAAAACAAGCCAAAGCAGATGCAGAGGCATTAAAAAAAGATAAAATACTCCAAGCAAAAGAAAAATTTATTGAGCTTAAAGCAGAGCACGAAAAAGTTATTTTATCTAGAGATAAAAAAATGGCAGAGGCTGAAAAGCGCATAAGAGATAAAGAGTCTCAAATTTCTAATGAGCTATCTAAAGCTAAAAAATCTAACCAGTCCTTGGACGATAAAATCAAAGATTACGACTTTAGGTTAGAGTTTTTAGAAAAAAAGAAGGACGAAATAGAAAAAGCACACAAAAGCCAAATAAAACAATTGGAAGTCATTTCGCAATTATCTGCAGAAGAAGCTAAAGAGCAGCTAGTAGCATCCTTAAAAGAAGAAGCGAAGACGGATGCCATGGCCTTTGTACAAGATCGTATCGAAGAAGCTAAGATGACCGCTCAACAAGAAGCTAAAAAGATTATAATAAACACCATACAACGTATTGGTACTGAGGAAGCTATAGATAATTGTGTTTCTGTTTTTAATATCGAATCAGACGATGTTAAAGGAAGAATTATCGGTAGAGAAGGAAGAAACATTAGAGCTATTGAGGCGGCAACAGGCGTAGAGATTATTGTAGATGATACACCAGAAGCAATAATATTATCTTGTTTTGATTCTGTAAGACGTGAGATTGCGCGTTTATCGCTTCATAAATTAGTGACCGATGGTAGAATACATCCAGCACGTATTGAAGAAGTCGTTAAGAAGACTACAAAACAAATAGAACAAGAGATTATAGAAGTCGGTAAGCGAACTGTAATAGATTTAGGTATCCATGGCTTACATCCAGAATTAATTAAAATGGTTGGTCGTATGAAGTATCGTTCTTCTTATGGTCAAAACTTACTACAACATTCCAGGGAAGTGGCTAAGCTTTGCGGTGTTATGGCTGCTGAATTAGGGTTGAATCCTAAACTAGCAAAGCGCGCAGGATTGTTGCACGATATAGGCAAAGTACCGTCTTCAGAGACAGATGTAGAAACTCCACACGCCATTTTAGGTATGCAATGGGCAGAGAAGCATGGTGAAAAACCAGAAGTTTGCAATGCTATTGGTGCACACCACGACGAGATAGAAATGACAACATTATTATCTCCAATAATACAGGTGTGTGATGCTATTTCTGGTGCTAGACCAGGAGCAAGACGTCAAGTGCTAGACTCTTATATTCAACGTCTTAAAGATTTAGAAGACGTTGCATTTGGTTTTACAGGTGTTAAAAAAGCGTATGCAATACAGGCAGGTCGAGAATTGCGTGTTATTGTGGAAAGTGAAAAAGTATCAGACGAGAAAGCTGCAAGCTTGTCTTTTGAAATATCTCAAAAAATTCAAACGGATATGACGTATCCAGGACAAGTTAAAGTTACAGTGATAAGAGAGACAAGAGCAGTGAATATTGCTAAATAA
- a CDS encoding M23 family metallopeptidase — protein MKKLILFFLITCSIYSQSEYPQDYFRNPLDITLVLSGTFSELRSSHFHSGLDIKTQQKIGLKVYAAADGYVSRIKISHYGYGKALYITHPNGYTTVYAHLQKFSDRIEKYIKECQYEKESYEVEVFPSTQELLVSKDEIIAFSGNTGGSGGPHLHFEIRDNQERPINPMLFGIDIKDTTRPFVSAIYAYPKDENAIINGKNERIPLRLIPQKNGDYDVEKITAHGNIGFGITSYDRQDLAPNNNGVYNIQTFYNGNKSLEIDFKRFSFNETKHIKKLIDYEYFKTKRSRIQKLFIEKNNPLSLYKNAYDDGYIRVEDSTSSVYKIRIRDFKNNETWVNIPIKGKREYNNTTEKDWSNKTLIYSDKATELKSGLVTVNFYKNTVYEDVGIDFSVNSDTLNLHEDNIPLQKKFYINYDLSNYKSDDLDKIFIARLYGYYKRPSYVYTKRKGHTLSAGSNVFGTYTLAVDTVAPSIKPINFKDKKWLSKYRYLKVKIDDDLSGISKYRATVNGKWILMEYDYKTNMLVHDFNDNIVKDTKNDLKIIVTDNVGNSSTFEATFFRK, from the coding sequence ATGAAAAAATTAATACTCTTCTTTTTAATCACCTGTTCAATCTATTCCCAGTCAGAATATCCACAAGACTATTTTAGAAACCCTTTAGATATAACATTGGTATTATCAGGAACGTTTTCAGAACTTAGATCCTCGCATTTTCATTCGGGATTAGACATTAAAACACAGCAAAAAATTGGCTTAAAAGTTTATGCAGCAGCAGATGGTTACGTTAGTAGAATAAAAATTTCGCATTACGGCTATGGTAAAGCGCTTTATATTACGCACCCTAATGGCTATACTACAGTGTATGCACATTTACAGAAATTTTCTGATCGTATTGAAAAATATATTAAGGAATGCCAATATGAGAAGGAAAGTTATGAGGTAGAGGTCTTTCCTAGCACACAAGAGCTTTTAGTATCAAAAGACGAAATTATTGCATTTTCAGGAAATACGGGAGGATCTGGTGGGCCGCATTTGCATTTTGAGATTAGAGACAACCAAGAACGCCCTATCAATCCTATGCTATTTGGTATTGATATTAAAGACACTACACGTCCGTTTGTATCAGCTATATATGCCTACCCAAAAGATGAAAACGCCATTATTAACGGTAAGAACGAGCGCATACCACTTCGTTTAATACCTCAAAAAAATGGTGATTATGACGTAGAGAAAATTACAGCTCATGGCAATATTGGTTTTGGAATCACTTCTTACGATAGGCAAGATTTAGCACCTAATAATAACGGTGTTTATAACATTCAGACGTTTTATAATGGCAATAAAAGTCTCGAAATTGATTTTAAACGTTTCAGTTTCAATGAAACAAAGCACATTAAAAAATTGATAGATTATGAGTACTTTAAAACCAAGAGATCTAGGATACAAAAACTGTTTATTGAAAAAAACAACCCGCTAAGTCTATATAAAAACGCTTACGATGATGGATATATTAGAGTTGAAGACAGCACATCCTCAGTCTATAAAATTAGAATAAGAGACTTTAAAAACAACGAAACTTGGGTAAACATCCCTATTAAGGGCAAGCGAGAATACAACAATACAACAGAAAAGGATTGGTCTAATAAGACCTTAATTTATTCAGATAAAGCAACAGAGCTAAAATCTGGATTAGTTACTGTTAATTTTTATAAAAATACTGTTTATGAAGATGTTGGTATAGATTTTAGTGTAAATTCAGATACACTAAACTTACACGAAGATAACATACCACTTCAAAAAAAATTTTATATCAATTACGATCTAAGCAATTATAAGTCAGATGATCTCGATAAAATTTTTATTGCAAGACTTTATGGCTACTACAAAAGACCAAGTTATGTTTACACCAAAAGAAAGGGGCACACCCTAAGTGCTGGTAGTAATGTTTTTGGCACCTATACTCTGGCCGTAGATACTGTAGCACCCTCAATAAAACCAATAAACTTTAAGGATAAAAAATGGTTGAGTAAATACAGGTATCTTAAAGTAAAAATTGACGATGATTTATCTGGAATAAGTAAATATAGGGCAACCGTAAATGGCAAATGGATTTTAATGGAATACGATTACAAAACCAATATGCTGGTACACGATTTTAATGATAATATCGTTAAAGATACCAAGAACGATTTAAAGATAATTGTTACCGATAATGTTGGAAATAGTTCTACATTTGAAGCAACCTTTTTTAGAAAATAA
- a CDS encoding outer membrane beta-barrel protein — protein MKKIILSFVAISLCIVTTAQTDFGVKGGLNFTFFKVNEGDFGTNPDTEIGFYGGVTLDFPIDNGFHIQPELLYKGIGDFRFLNAPIYLKYDIYNTLHILVGPSLNYFFDFFSNKFKVRADLSLDYDFSSDLSMHMKYTIGFEELSPNVLFLGLGYRL, from the coding sequence ATGAAGAAAATTATTCTATCTTTTGTTGCTATTAGTCTTTGCATTGTAACTACCGCTCAAACAGATTTTGGTGTTAAGGGCGGATTAAATTTTACCTTTTTTAAAGTTAATGAAGGTGATTTTGGTACTAACCCAGATACGGAGATAGGCTTTTATGGTGGTGTTACATTAGATTTTCCTATAGATAATGGATTTCATATTCAGCCAGAACTTTTGTATAAAGGTATTGGTGATTTTAGGTTTTTAAATGCTCCTATTTACTTAAAATACGATATCTATAATACGCTTCATATTTTGGTAGGACCTAGTTTAAATTACTTTTTTGATTTTTTCTCTAATAAATTTAAGGTAAGAGCAGATCTTAGTTTAGATTATGATTTTTCTTCAGATTTAAGTATGCACATGAAATATACTATTGGTTTTGAAGAATTATCTCCCAACGTACTTTTCCTTGGACTAGGATATAGATTATAA
- the aroQ gene encoding type II 3-dehydroquinate dehydratase gives MKQLIIINGPNLNLLGKREPEIYGSQTFDDYLNILKSKYNKVKLDYFQSNIEGELINKLQEAGFSYDGIVLNAAAYTHTSVGIGDAVKAIETPVVEVHISNTFSREAFRHQSYISAHAKGVILGFGLKSYDLAIESFIL, from the coding sequence ATGAAGCAACTTATAATAATTAATGGTCCAAATCTTAACCTTTTAGGCAAACGTGAACCCGAGATTTATGGCAGCCAAACTTTTGACGACTATTTAAACATACTTAAGTCTAAATACAATAAAGTTAAGTTAGATTATTTTCAATCTAATATAGAAGGCGAACTCATTAATAAGTTGCAAGAAGCTGGTTTTAGTTACGATGGTATTGTTTTGAATGCTGCAGCTTATACACATACTTCAGTTGGTATTGGTGATGCTGTAAAAGCCATAGAAACACCTGTTGTAGAGGTTCATATTTCAAATACATTTTCTCGTGAGGCTTTTAGACATCAATCGTATATTTCTGCACACGCTAAAGGTGTTATTCTTGGTTTTGGCCTTAAAAGCTATGATTTGGCAATAGAAAGTTTTATCTTATAA
- the xerA gene encoding site-specific tyrosine recombinase/integron integrase: MKWPQAIKDYRHYLQIERGLSHNSIENYCYDIKKLIKYLDNNQIKEAPDKIDQEHIKQFIYSTSKTINPRSQGRLISGLRNFFDYLVFENYRDSNPMDLIESPKIGRKLPDTLSVADIDLLINTIDLGYEYQGINLGERNRAIIETLYSCGLRVSELIELKISDLFFDEGFIKVTGKGDKQRFVPIGESTKKFINIWKDIRNQIDVNSESKDILFLNYKGNKLTRAMIFTIIKNLVKKSGLKKIVSPHTFRHSFATHLLENGADLRAIQMMLGHESITTTEVYMHVDRSHLSDVLNKFHPRK, from the coding sequence ATGAAATGGCCTCAAGCAATTAAAGATTATAGACATTATCTGCAAATTGAGCGTGGGTTATCACACAATTCTATAGAGAATTATTGTTACGACATTAAAAAGCTTATAAAATATCTGGATAACAACCAAATTAAAGAGGCACCAGATAAGATTGATCAAGAACATATTAAACAGTTTATTTATAGCACATCTAAAACTATTAATCCAAGATCTCAAGGACGGTTAATCTCTGGCTTGAGAAACTTTTTTGATTACCTAGTCTTTGAAAATTATAGAGACTCTAATCCTATGGACTTAATTGAATCTCCTAAAATAGGCAGAAAACTACCAGACACTTTATCTGTTGCCGATATAGATTTATTAATTAATACCATTGATCTGGGCTACGAGTATCAAGGTATAAATCTTGGTGAGCGCAATAGAGCGATTATAGAAACTTTGTACAGTTGTGGACTTCGTGTTAGCGAACTTATAGAATTAAAAATTTCTGATTTGTTTTTTGACGAAGGCTTTATAAAAGTTACTGGTAAAGGAGATAAACAACGTTTTGTTCCTATTGGTGAGTCTACCAAAAAATTCATTAATATTTGGAAAGACATAAGAAATCAAATAGATGTAAATTCAGAATCTAAAGATATTTTATTTCTCAATTATAAGGGCAATAAACTAACACGCGCCATGATTTTTACTATAATTAAAAATCTGGTTAAAAAGTCTGGCTTAAAGAAAATAGTGTCTCCTCATACCTTTAGACATTCGTTTGCTACCCACTTATTAGAAAATGGTGCAGATCTCAGAGCCATACAAATGATGTTGGGTCACGAAAGTATTACCACAACAGAAGTATATATGCACGTAGACCGATCGCACTTAAGTGATGTTTTAAACAAGTTTCATCCTAGAAAATAA
- a CDS encoding porin family protein, with product MCKLLIINSYEKIITFCCCGSIFLTSVNAQERSSGDIELIPHVGYMSAFLNGDEVDGLDPRGSFNFGVIGDYFFNDRWSLRSGINFDSMGASIPGSDLTLNYINIPINANWHFGSTRKWNLNFGVTPGFLTKADLDGDDVKDDYNSFQLGISYGIGYKIEVQTALAY from the coding sequence TTGTGTAAACTATTAATTATAAATTCTTATGAAAAAATTATTACTTTCTGCTGCTGTGGCAGTATTTTTTTAACTAGTGTAAATGCTCAAGAAAGATCTTCAGGAGATATAGAGCTTATACCACATGTTGGTTACATGTCGGCATTTTTAAATGGAGACGAAGTTGATGGCTTAGACCCTAGAGGATCGTTCAATTTTGGGGTTATAGGTGATTATTTTTTTAATGATAGATGGAGTCTTAGATCTGGAATTAATTTTGATTCTATGGGAGCGAGTATTCCAGGATCAGATTTAACACTGAATTATATTAACATTCCTATTAATGCAAATTGGCATTTTGGTAGTACAAGAAAATGGAACTTAAACTTTGGTGTTACACCTGGTTTTTTAACCAAAGCAGATTTAGATGGTGATGACGTAAAGGATGACTATAATTCATTTCAGCTAGGAATTTCTTACGGTATAGGTTATAAAATTGAAGTTCAGACAGCTTTAGCATATTAG
- a CDS encoding carboxypeptidase-like regulatory domain-containing protein, giving the protein MLSFSQSAIIRGVILDEANLPIENVNIKASTGDGAATNTNGFYELRIPSDVEVTVEFTHLGHSRIVQKFQLKNGQELEFNPVMKVEAEQFAEVVITTNTRQNEDGVVTISPRTLRTIKGAQPGIENILKTLPGVNISNELSTQYSVRGGNFDENLVYVNEIEVYRPFLIRSGNQEGLSFVNTDLVSNVDFSAGGFQAKYGDKLSSVLDITYRNPVAFGVRTDLSLLGGSVAAEAVSKNGKFSGIAGVRYRDNSLILNNLETEGNVEPVFADAQTYLTYRFSDKFHLNFLGNISLNQYNFQPENRQTNFGTLQEPVALLVFYDGNEEDAYQTYFGAIKANYYVNKDLTLKFIGSAYHTLEQEYFDIFAQYRLGEVNTNIGDENLGEVEFSEGIGSQLTHARNDLDAFIVNAEHRGDYNIDEESTVEWSVKYTHEDIRDRLVEYEIIDSAGFSIRPPNFSIPNLQPYEPFEGPLTAFEDIRALNRVQIDRIQAFAQYSKRTEWDSHEVFYNAGIRVHNWTVSGENLQSNTQTVFSPRAQFAIKPNWEKDMLFRVAGGLYYQPPFYRELRDSSGVVQPNVKAQKSFHVVLGNEYSFKIWDRPFKLVTEAYYKGLSDVNAYTVENVRIRYRAENNAKAYAYGLDMRLNGEFVPGTESWFSFGYLKTEENINNRGYIARPTDQRLKFGALFQDYVPNMPNLKMYLNLVYNTGVPGGSPSYADPYDFQIRLRDYRRADLGIQLELVNPTKTYKAKWKKTFRELALGFEIYNMFNNQNSITNTWVRDVYTKRQFAIPNFLTPRVFNLRLSARF; this is encoded by the coding sequence ATGTTATCCTTTTCGCAATCTGCCATTATTAGAGGTGTTATTTTAGATGAGGCTAACCTACCAATTGAAAATGTTAATATAAAAGCTTCAACAGGTGACGGAGCAGCTACCAATACTAATGGGTTTTACGAATTAAGAATACCTTCTGATGTTGAAGTAACTGTAGAATTCACACATTTAGGGCATAGTCGTATTGTACAGAAATTTCAACTAAAAAATGGACAGGAGTTAGAATTTAACCCTGTAATGAAGGTTGAAGCAGAGCAATTTGCAGAAGTTGTCATTACAACTAACACAAGACAAAATGAAGATGGAGTTGTTACCATATCGCCAAGAACACTAAGAACTATAAAAGGTGCACAACCTGGTATAGAAAATATACTTAAGACACTACCTGGAGTAAATATTTCTAACGAATTGAGCACACAATACTCTGTGAGAGGTGGCAATTTTGATGAAAACCTTGTTTACGTTAACGAAATTGAAGTCTATCGACCGTTTTTGATTCGTTCTGGTAATCAGGAAGGTTTAAGCTTTGTAAATACAGATTTGGTTTCCAATGTCGATTTTTCTGCTGGTGGATTTCAAGCTAAATACGGAGATAAATTATCTTCCGTATTAGACATAACCTATCGTAACCCTGTGGCCTTTGGTGTACGTACCGATTTAAGTTTACTTGGTGGGAGTGTTGCTGCAGAGGCTGTATCAAAAAATGGTAAATTCTCTGGTATTGCTGGTGTGCGTTATAGAGATAATAGTTTAATCCTCAATAATCTTGAAACCGAAGGAAACGTAGAGCCTGTTTTTGCCGATGCACAAACGTATTTGACCTATCGTTTTTCCGATAAATTCCATTTAAATTTTCTTGGAAACATATCACTCAACCAATATAATTTTCAACCAGAAAATAGACAAACCAATTTTGGTACATTACAAGAACCCGTTGCACTATTGGTTTTTTATGATGGTAATGAAGAAGACGCATACCAAACATATTTTGGTGCCATAAAAGCAAACTACTATGTAAATAAAGATTTAACATTAAAATTTATTGGATCTGCCTATCATACGTTAGAGCAAGAGTATTTTGACATTTTTGCACAATACAGATTAGGTGAAGTAAACACAAACATAGGTGACGAAAATTTAGGCGAAGTAGAATTTAGCGAAGGTATTGGGTCGCAATTAACACATGCTCGTAACGATTTGGATGCCTTTATAGTGAATGCAGAGCATAGAGGTGATTATAATATTGATGAAGAATCTACAGTTGAATGGTCTGTAAAATACACGCACGAAGATATTAGAGATCGCTTGGTAGAATATGAAATTATTGACTCTGCTGGGTTTTCCATCCGTCCTCCTAATTTTAGCATTCCCAACCTTCAACCTTACGAGCCTTTTGAAGGCCCACTGACTGCATTTGAAGATATTAGAGCGCTAAATAGAGTTCAAATAGACCGAATTCAAGCCTTTGCGCAATATAGCAAACGCACAGAATGGGATAGTCATGAGGTATTCTACAACGCTGGTATACGAGTGCATAATTGGACAGTTAGTGGCGAAAACCTACAAAGCAATACGCAAACCGTATTTAGCCCAAGAGCTCAATTTGCCATAAAACCAAATTGGGAAAAAGACATGCTCTTTAGAGTTGCTGGCGGTCTCTATTACCAGCCTCCTTTTTATAGAGAGCTAAGAGACTCTTCAGGTGTTGTGCAACCTAATGTAAAAGCACAAAAGTCATTTCATGTTGTATTGGGCAATGAATATAGTTTTAAAATTTGGGACAGACCATTTAAACTTGTTACAGAAGCGTATTACAAAGGCCTATCAGATGTTAATGCCTACACGGTAGAAAATGTTAGGATAAGATACAGGGCAGAAAATAATGCTAAGGCTTATGCCTACGGATTAGATATGCGCCTAAATGGTGAGTTTGTTCCAGGCACAGAATCATGGTTTAGCTTTGGCTATCTTAAAACCGAAGAAAACATAAATAATCGAGGTTATATAGCAAGACCAACAGATCAACGCCTAAAGTTTGGTGCACTCTTTCAAGATTATGTACCAAACATGCCAAATCTAAAAATGTACCTTAATTTGGTATACAATACCGGAGTTCCTGGTGGTTCACCAAGTTACGCAGACCCATACGATTTTCAAATAAGACTTAGAGATTACAGACGTGCCGATTTAGGAATTCAGTTAGAATTGGTAAATCCTACCAAAACCTACAAAGCGAAATGGAAAAAGACATTTAGAGAACTTGCTTTGGGTTTTGAAATCTACAATATGTTTAATAATCAAAACTCAATTACCAACACTTGGGTAAGAGACGTATATACCAAACGACAGTTTGCCATCCCTAATTTTTTGACACCTCGTGTCTTCAACTTAAGATTATCGGCTAGGTTTTAG